A genomic region of Photobacterium swingsii contains the following coding sequences:
- a CDS encoding SDR family oxidoreductase, with product MANKVFLITGGAQGIGKGICDLLSQGDAVVFAVDINEQAGFELVANNPLIRFRQADVTSQTQIQCVIDEIQSQYGRLDGLVNNAAISDPYNAPLADLNLQDWQRTIEINLTAPLMLTQSALNLLNQTQGAVVNIASTRAAQAEPNTEAYCASKGGLVALTKALAVSLGPSVRVNCISPGWIHTNENETLRPLDHSQHLTGQVGNVADIANMVEFLLSNKANFITGENFTIDGGMTKKMIYAD from the coding sequence ATGGCAAACAAGGTGTTTTTAATAACCGGTGGTGCCCAAGGTATCGGAAAAGGTATATGCGATTTATTAAGTCAAGGTGATGCGGTTGTTTTCGCCGTTGATATAAATGAACAAGCCGGATTTGAATTGGTTGCCAATAATCCACTGATACGTTTTCGTCAGGCCGATGTCACGAGTCAAACTCAGATTCAGTGTGTGATTGATGAAATTCAAAGCCAGTATGGTCGACTTGATGGCCTGGTAAATAACGCGGCTATATCGGATCCCTATAATGCACCATTAGCTGATCTTAATTTGCAAGATTGGCAACGTACGATCGAAATTAACCTTACAGCCCCTTTGATGCTCACCCAGTCTGCGTTAAATCTACTTAATCAAACACAAGGGGCTGTTGTTAATATTGCTTCTACACGAGCAGCTCAAGCCGAACCAAATACCGAAGCCTATTGCGCCTCTAAAGGTGGCTTAGTTGCATTAACCAAAGCATTAGCGGTGAGCCTTGGTCCTAGTGTGCGTGTTAACTGTATCTCGCCGGGTTGGATTCATACTAATGAAAATGAAACTTTGCGCCCTCTCGATCACAGTCAACATTTGACTGGGCAAGTAGGTAACGTCGCAGATATTGCAAATATGGTGGAATTTTTATTGAGTAATAAAGCCAATTTTATTACTGGAGAGAATTTTACAATAGATGGCGGTATGACTAAAAAGATGATCTATGCTGATTAG